A stretch of Vannielia litorea DNA encodes these proteins:
- a CDS encoding sugar phosphorylase gives MPSPAPSVKSRTAALLAQIYPEHDCKALSHRVHEAFWPEGSHPRSRARTAGNNLWSEADTLVITYANSLVDGNHKPLDLLRDFLTHYLQGVISGVHILPFFPFTSDDGFAVVDYRAVNPQVGDWPDINRIADEFKLMSDLVLNHVSSFSKWFHDYLQGHEPYDKFFFEASPEDDLSQVVRPRTSDLLREVQTPSGPRHVWCTFSHDQVDLNFANPEVLLEFLRVMRLHIDNGIRVIRLDAVAFIWKEIGTTCIHLPQTHAIVRLMRLLFDYATEPVILLTETNVPNAENLSYFGNRNEAHAIYNFSLPPLVLHALLTGSSRALNQWLMAMPPAQLGCAYLNFTASHDGIGMRPAEGLLSEDDIEAVIGAVRAHGGLVSMRSLPGGGEKPYELNITWFEAMKGTVNGLDAHQIERFLCSQTIVMSLEGIPAFYIHSLLATPNDHEGVEKTGVNRAINRHRWDYPTLRKALDDPATPQAEVLARMKRRISIRTRQPAFHPNATQFTLQLGEGIFGVWRQSLDRSQSIFALHNLTGELITLPVMSINLIGGEDWVDLLSDEPVDAARGEIALAPYQCRWISNRH, from the coding sequence ATGCCAAGCCCCGCCCCTTCGGTGAAATCCCGCACCGCAGCCCTGCTCGCGCAGATCTACCCCGAGCACGATTGCAAGGCGCTGTCCCATCGGGTGCACGAGGCCTTCTGGCCCGAGGGCAGCCACCCGCGCAGCCGCGCCCGGACGGCCGGTAACAACCTCTGGAGCGAGGCCGACACCCTCGTCATCACCTATGCCAACTCCCTGGTGGACGGAAACCACAAGCCGCTCGACCTGCTGCGCGACTTTCTCACCCACTACCTGCAAGGGGTGATCTCGGGGGTGCATATCCTGCCGTTCTTCCCCTTCACCTCCGACGACGGCTTCGCCGTGGTCGATTACCGGGCGGTGAACCCGCAGGTCGGCGACTGGCCCGACATCAACCGCATCGCGGACGAGTTCAAGCTGATGTCCGACCTGGTGCTCAACCACGTCTCCAGCTTTTCCAAGTGGTTCCACGACTACCTCCAGGGCCACGAACCCTACGACAAGTTCTTTTTCGAGGCCTCCCCCGAAGACGACCTCAGCCAGGTTGTCCGCCCGCGCACCTCCGACCTCCTGCGCGAGGTCCAAACGCCCTCCGGCCCCCGGCACGTCTGGTGCACCTTCTCCCACGACCAGGTCGATCTGAACTTCGCCAACCCCGAGGTGCTGCTGGAGTTTCTGCGCGTCATGCGGCTGCACATCGACAACGGCATCCGGGTGATCCGGCTCGATGCCGTGGCCTTCATCTGGAAGGAGATCGGCACCACCTGCATCCACCTGCCGCAAACCCACGCCATCGTCCGGCTGATGCGCCTGCTCTTCGACTACGCCACCGAGCCGGTGATCCTGCTGACCGAGACCAACGTGCCCAACGCCGAGAACCTCAGCTACTTCGGCAACCGCAACGAGGCGCATGCGATCTACAACTTCTCGCTGCCGCCTCTGGTGCTGCACGCGCTGCTCACCGGATCCTCGCGCGCGCTCAACCAGTGGCTCATGGCCATGCCGCCCGCGCAACTGGGCTGCGCCTACCTCAACTTCACCGCCAGCCATGACGGCATCGGCATGCGTCCGGCCGAGGGGCTGCTCTCGGAGGACGACATCGAGGCGGTGATCGGCGCGGTCCGCGCCCACGGCGGGCTCGTGTCGATGCGCTCTCTGCCCGGCGGCGGCGAAAAGCCCTATGAGCTGAACATCACCTGGTTCGAGGCGATGAAGGGCACCGTGAACGGCCTCGATGCCCACCAGATCGAGCGCTTCCTCTGCTCGCAGACCATCGTGATGTCGCTCGAGGGCATCCCCGCCTTCTACATCCACTCCCTGCTGGCCACGCCCAATGACCACGAGGGCGTCGAGAAGACCGGGGTGAACCGCGCCATCAACCGCCACCGCTGGGATTACCCGACCCTGCGCAAGGCGCTCGACGATCCCGCCACGCCCCAGGCCGAGGTGCTGGCCCGGATGAAGCGCCGCATCTCCATCCGCACCCGACAGCCCGCCTTTCACCCCAACGCCACCCAGTTCACCCTGCAACTGGGCGAGGGCATCTTCGGCGTCTGGCGGCAAAGTCTCGACCGCTCGCAGTCGATCTTCGCGCTGCACAACCTCACCGGCGAGCTGATCACCCTCCCGGTCATGTCGATCAACCTGATCGGCGGAGAGGATTGGGTCGACCTGCTCTCGGACGAGCCGGTCGATGCCGCGCGGGGCGAGATCGCGCTGGCCCCCTACCAGTGCCGGTGGATCTCCAACAGGCACTGA
- the cysG gene encoding siroheme synthase CysG gives MKTFPMFLRMTGRTVVIAGGGEQAAQKARLILKTEARLLLAAPALDPELAALVASGRASHHPGPVTADTFQNAALAFIATGCPALDAALATLSRAAGTVTNTVDQPELCDAFTPSIVDRDPLVVAIGTEGAAPVLARQVKTRIETMLEPRLGEFTAMAGRMREAVARSIPKPARRAFWRWAFTEAPRRLHAAGSEREAARALKEAVAKGLPEATGLISLVGAGPGARDLLTLRAVQRLQEADVIFYDRLVDPEVLELARRDAERVFVGKEVGACSWPQHKIDAVIVAAARAGQRVVRLKSGDPGIFGRATEELAAARAHGITVEIVPGVTAASASAAARGRSLTERGATDRVVFATGTCRAGDAAPDWGALCTPGTTLALYMGVARAAEIEANLLAAGVPATAEVEITCSASTAAERHLACTLSDLARTVTGEAVANPAIILVRNSKQRAAVAEIVPAAARPALALAASA, from the coding sequence ATGAAGACCTTCCCCATGTTCCTCCGCATGACCGGCCGCACCGTGGTGATCGCGGGCGGCGGCGAGCAGGCCGCGCAAAAGGCCCGGCTGATCCTGAAGACCGAGGCCCGCCTCCTCCTCGCCGCGCCTGCGCTCGACCCCGAGCTCGCCGCCCTCGTCGCCTCCGGCCGCGCCAGCCATCACCCCGGCCCGGTGACCGCCGACACCTTCCAGAACGCCGCGCTCGCCTTCATCGCCACCGGCTGCCCGGCGCTCGATGCGGCGCTCGCCACCCTCTCCCGCGCCGCCGGCACCGTCACCAACACCGTCGACCAGCCCGAGCTTTGCGACGCCTTCACCCCCTCGATCGTCGACCGCGACCCGCTCGTTGTGGCGATCGGGACCGAGGGCGCGGCCCCCGTGCTCGCCCGCCAGGTAAAGACCCGGATCGAAACCATGCTGGAGCCCCGCCTCGGCGAGTTCACCGCCATGGCGGGCCGGATGCGCGAGGCTGTCGCCCGCTCCATCCCCAAACCCGCCCGCCGCGCCTTCTGGCGCTGGGCCTTCACCGAGGCCCCCCGCCGCCTCCACGCCGCCGGGTCCGAGCGCGAGGCCGCCCGTGCCCTCAAGGAGGCCGTCGCCAAAGGCCTCCCCGAGGCGACGGGCCTGATCTCCCTCGTCGGCGCCGGCCCCGGCGCGCGCGACCTGCTCACGCTCCGCGCCGTCCAGCGCCTGCAGGAGGCCGATGTCATCTTCTATGACCGGCTGGTCGACCCCGAGGTGCTCGAACTCGCCCGCCGCGACGCCGAGCGGGTCTTCGTCGGCAAGGAGGTCGGCGCCTGCTCCTGGCCGCAACACAAGATCGACGCCGTGATCGTCGCCGCCGCCCGCGCGGGCCAGCGCGTCGTCCGCCTCAAGTCGGGCGATCCCGGCATCTTCGGCCGCGCCACCGAAGAGCTCGCCGCCGCCCGCGCCCATGGCATTACGGTCGAGATCGTCCCCGGTGTAACCGCCGCCTCCGCCTCCGCTGCCGCACGCGGCCGCTCCCTCACCGAGCGCGGCGCAACCGACCGGGTGGTCTTTGCCACCGGCACCTGCCGCGCGGGAGATGCCGCGCCGGACTGGGGCGCCCTCTGCACCCCCGGCACCACGCTGGCGCTCTACATGGGCGTGGCCCGCGCCGCCGAGATCGAGGCCAACCTGCTGGCCGCGGGCGTGCCCGCCACGGCGGAGGTCGAGATCACCTGCTCCGCCTCCACCGCCGCCGAGCGCCACCTCGCCTGCACCCTCTCCGACCTCGCCCGCACCGTGACCGGCGAGGCCGTCGCCAACCCGGCCATCATCCTCGTCCGCAACTCCAAGCAGCGAGCAGCCGTTGCCGAGATCGTTCCCGCCGCCGCCCGACCCGCACTCGCCCTCGCGGCTTCCGCCTGA
- a CDS encoding glycosyl transferase family protein, which yields MSLSPYVRILGRGPGRSRSLTQQEAAEAMALILSGEAAPEAVGALLMLMRYRGETPGEVAGFVEAARATLPAWPGPAPALDWPSYAAGRTRGLPWFLLSARLAALAGAPVLLHGWNSHQQAAASVRAALSAAGIPEARSMQEAADLIAAQGIAYLPLEAFAPRLLDLLRLREILGLRSAVNTVLRVLNPALAPAAVQGVFHPPYRELQADACDLLGQPAMTVLKGGGGEFERHPSKDIALFGTRNGTRWEASAPALEADHRRLADAQPDPADLARLWSGELTDPFATAIVLGTAELALETCGRAPGLAAEAWSTRHTAHAA from the coding sequence ATGAGCCTGTCTCCCTACGTCCGCATCCTCGGCCGCGGCCCCGGCCGCTCCCGCTCGCTGACGCAGCAGGAGGCCGCCGAAGCCATGGCCCTCATCCTCTCCGGCGAGGCCGCCCCCGAGGCCGTGGGCGCGCTGCTGATGCTCATGCGCTACCGTGGTGAAACCCCCGGCGAGGTCGCAGGCTTCGTCGAGGCCGCCCGCGCGACCCTCCCCGCCTGGCCTGGCCCCGCCCCCGCGCTCGACTGGCCCAGCTACGCCGCCGGCCGCACCCGTGGCCTGCCGTGGTTCCTGCTCTCCGCCCGCCTCGCGGCGCTGGCCGGCGCGCCCGTCCTGCTCCACGGCTGGAACTCGCACCAGCAGGCCGCCGCCTCCGTCCGCGCCGCGCTGTCCGCCGCCGGCATCCCCGAGGCCCGCTCGATGCAGGAGGCCGCCGACCTCATCGCCGCGCAGGGCATCGCCTACCTGCCGCTCGAGGCCTTCGCCCCCCGGCTGCTCGACCTCCTGCGCCTCCGCGAGATCCTCGGCCTCCGCTCCGCCGTCAACACCGTCCTGCGGGTGCTCAACCCCGCTCTCGCGCCCGCCGCCGTGCAGGGCGTGTTCCACCCGCCCTACCGCGAACTTCAGGCCGACGCCTGCGACCTCCTCGGCCAGCCCGCAATGACCGTGCTCAAGGGCGGCGGCGGCGAGTTCGAGCGGCATCCCTCCAAGGACATCGCCCTTTTCGGCACCCGGAACGGCACTCGCTGGGAGGCCTCCGCCCCCGCGCTCGAAGCCGACCACCGCCGCCTCGCCGACGCGCAGCCCGACCCGGCAGACCTTGCCCGCCTCTGGTCGGGCGAGCTGACCGACCCCTTCGCCACCGCCATCGTGCTGGGCACCGCCGAGCTCGCGCTCGAAACCTGCGGCCGCGCGCCCGGTCTCGCCGCCGAGGCCTGGTCCACCCGCCACACCGCCCACGCCGCCTGA
- a CDS encoding nitrate reductase, whose translation MSAPAVCTTCPYCGVGCGVLATPDGAGGLTVSGDKSHPANFGRLCSKGSALGETVGPEGRLLAPRLYGKAAGWPEATAEVARRFSETIAQHGPDSVAFYVSGQLLTEDYYVANKLMKGFIGSANIDTNSRLCMASSVAGHRRAFGTDTVPGTYEDLEQADLVVLTGSNLAWCHPVLYQRIVAAKAARPSMQIVVIDPRRTATCDAADLHLPLAPGSDVALFNGLLRHLDQSGAVSEAFLRASVEGFDEALAAAISAAPATAETGLPDALLHRFYALWAGTEKVVTVYSQGVNQSAQGTDKVNAILNCHLATGRIGRPGMGPFSVTGQPNAMGGREVGGLANMLACHLDLENAAHRMAVREFWQAPRMPEAQGLKAVDMFDAVERGQIKALWIMATNPAVSMPEADRVRAAIAGCEFVVVSDITAETDTARLAHVLLPATGWGEKEGTVTNSERRISRQRTVLPAPGQARHDWQIIAQVAAAMGWGSAFDYSSPAEIFREYATLSGIAAQLGKDFDISGLAGLTDADYADLAPVQWPVNTTRTGGRFFADGRFFTPSGRARMLPLRSAPTAANPAFPFRLNTGRVRDHWHTMTRTGQSPRLSQHMAEPYLEVHPDDASRLGLRPAGIAEVTSPSGRALCRTMVTDRVRPGEVFMPMHWTGETAALGRADALVASVVDPVSGQPESKGAKVAIAPFAAAWFGFAVSASKPRPDAPYWALARARGGWRLELAGGEAPEDWEAWARRVFGLGPEAQALVVEDRSRNGARLAFLAEGRLAAALFIAAEPVAVSRSFMAGQLGAAAAPAQLSGQPGQDMPDPGATLCACFDVGVNTILAAIQSQHLASVEAIGAALQAGTNCGSCRPELAALLTSATRREAAE comes from the coding sequence ATGAGCGCCCCCGCCGTCTGCACCACCTGCCCCTATTGCGGCGTGGGCTGCGGCGTGCTGGCCACGCCCGACGGGGCAGGGGGCCTCACCGTTTCGGGCGACAAGAGCCACCCCGCCAACTTCGGGCGGCTCTGCTCCAAGGGCTCCGCCCTGGGCGAGACCGTCGGGCCTGAAGGCCGGCTGCTCGCCCCCCGGCTCTACGGCAAGGCGGCGGGCTGGCCCGAGGCCACCGCCGAAGTCGCCCGCCGGTTTTCCGAGACCATCGCGCAGCACGGGCCGGACTCGGTGGCCTTCTACGTCTCCGGCCAACTCCTGACCGAGGATTACTACGTCGCCAACAAGCTGATGAAAGGCTTCATCGGCTCGGCCAACATAGATACCAACTCCCGCCTCTGCATGGCCAGCTCGGTTGCCGGTCACCGCCGCGCCTTCGGCACCGATACCGTGCCCGGCACCTACGAGGATCTGGAGCAGGCCGATCTCGTCGTGCTCACCGGCTCCAACCTCGCCTGGTGCCACCCCGTGCTCTACCAGCGCATCGTGGCCGCCAAGGCCGCGCGGCCCTCCATGCAGATCGTGGTGATCGACCCGCGCCGCACCGCCACCTGCGATGCCGCCGACCTGCACCTGCCGCTCGCGCCCGGCTCCGACGTGGCGCTCTTCAACGGCTTGCTCCGCCATCTCGACCAGAGCGGCGCGGTCAGCGAGGCCTTCCTCCGCGCCTCCGTCGAGGGCTTCGATGAGGCCCTCGCCGCCGCTATCTCCGCTGCCCCTGCGACCGCGGAAACCGGCCTGCCCGACGCTCTGTTGCACCGCTTCTATGCCCTCTGGGCCGGCACCGAGAAGGTCGTCACCGTCTACTCCCAGGGCGTCAACCAGTCCGCCCAGGGCACCGACAAGGTCAACGCCATCCTCAACTGCCACCTCGCCACCGGCCGGATCGGCAGGCCCGGCATGGGGCCGTTCTCCGTCACCGGCCAGCCCAACGCCATGGGCGGGCGCGAGGTGGGCGGGCTGGCCAACATGCTGGCCTGCCACCTCGATCTCGAGAACGCCGCGCACCGCATGGCGGTGCGCGAGTTCTGGCAGGCCCCCCGGATGCCCGAGGCGCAGGGCCTCAAGGCGGTCGACATGTTCGATGCCGTCGAGCGCGGCCAGATCAAGGCGCTCTGGATCATGGCAACCAACCCGGCGGTGTCGATGCCCGAGGCCGACCGCGTCCGCGCCGCCATCGCCGGCTGCGAGTTTGTCGTGGTCTCCGACATCACCGCCGAAACCGATACCGCGCGGCTCGCCCATGTGCTGCTGCCCGCCACCGGCTGGGGCGAGAAGGAGGGCACCGTCACCAATTCGGAGCGCCGGATCAGCCGCCAGCGCACCGTGTTGCCCGCCCCCGGGCAGGCCCGGCACGACTGGCAGATCATCGCGCAGGTCGCCGCCGCGATGGGCTGGGGCAGCGCGTTCGATTATTCCTCCCCCGCCGAGATCTTCCGCGAATACGCCACCCTCTCGGGCATCGCCGCCCAGCTCGGCAAGGACTTCGACATCTCCGGCCTCGCCGGGCTCACCGACGCCGACTATGCCGATCTCGCCCCCGTGCAATGGCCCGTCAACACCACCCGCACCGGCGGCCGCTTCTTTGCCGACGGCCGCTTCTTCACCCCCTCCGGCCGTGCCCGCATGCTGCCCCTGCGCAGCGCCCCCACGGCGGCCAACCCGGCCTTTCCCTTCCGCCTCAACACAGGCCGGGTGCGCGACCACTGGCACACCATGACCCGCACCGGCCAGTCGCCGCGCCTCTCCCAGCACATGGCCGAACCCTACCTCGAGGTGCACCCCGACGACGCCTCCCGCCTTGGCCTCCGCCCAGCCGGGATCGCCGAGGTCACAAGCCCCTCGGGCCGCGCGCTCTGCCGCACCATGGTCACCGACAGGGTCCGCCCCGGCGAGGTCTTCATGCCGATGCACTGGACCGGCGAGACCGCCGCGCTGGGCCGGGCCGACGCGCTGGTGGCCTCGGTCGTCGACCCGGTCTCCGGCCAGCCCGAGAGCAAGGGGGCCAAGGTCGCCATTGCCCCCTTCGCCGCCGCCTGGTTCGGCTTCGCCGTCTCTGCCAGCAAGCCGCGCCCCGACGCCCCCTATTGGGCGCTCGCCCGCGCCCGGGGCGGCTGGCGGCTGGAGCTCGCAGGCGGCGAGGCCCCCGAGGATTGGGAGGCCTGGGCCCGCAGGGTCTTCGGGCTTGGCCCCGAGGCCCAGGCGCTCGTGGTCGAAGACAGGTCGCGCAACGGCGCCCGCCTTGCCTTTCTCGCGGAGGGCCGCCTCGCCGCTGCCCTCTTCATCGCCGCCGAGCCCGTCGCGGTGTCACGCAGCTTCATGGCCGGCCAGCTTGGTGCGGCCGCCGCGCCCGCCCAGCTCTCCGGCCAGCCAGGGCAGGACATGCCCGATCCCGGCGCAACCCTCTGCGCCTGTTTCGATGTCGGTGTGAACACCATCCTCGCCGCGATCCAGAGCCAGCACCTCGCCTCCGTCGAGGCCATCGGCGCGGCGCTTCAGGCGGGCACCAACTGCGGCTCCTGCCGCCCCGAGCTGGCCGCGCTGCTCACCTCCGCCACCCGCCGCGAGGCCGCCGAATGA
- the nirD gene encoding nitrite reductase small subunit NirD, with protein MSWIDICAVTDIAERGARIVKTELGCVALFRTGPEEVFAASNSCPHKGGPLSEGIVHGRKVTCPLHNWVFSLETGEAQGADEGRIATYPVRIEAGRVLLDAEAVAAARSAA; from the coding sequence ATGAGCTGGATCGACATCTGCGCCGTCACCGACATCGCCGAGCGCGGCGCGCGCATCGTGAAGACCGAGCTGGGCTGCGTCGCCCTGTTCCGCACCGGCCCGGAAGAGGTGTTCGCCGCCTCCAACAGCTGCCCACACAAGGGCGGGCCGCTCTCGGAGGGCATCGTCCACGGCCGCAAGGTCACCTGCCCGCTGCACAACTGGGTCTTCAGCCTCGAGACCGGCGAGGCCCAGGGCGCCGACGAGGGCCGCATCGCCACCTACCCGGTGCGCATCGAGGCAGGCCGCGTGCTGCTCGACGCCGAGGCGGTGGCCGCAGCCCGGAGTGCGGCGTGA
- the nirB gene encoding nitrite reductase large subunit NirB — translation MTQKLVVIGAGMASGRMLEHLFEADPQAYEVTLFNAEPRGNYNRIMLSPVLSGEKSYAEIVTHDADWYARHGVTCRFGESVVRIDRDRKVVVGQNGEVPYDRLVIGTGSAPFIIPVPGRELDGVITYRDLDDTEAMIEAAGTPGAKAVVIGGGLLGLEAAAGLRLRGMEVTVLHLMGHLMERQLDESAGYLLKSDLERRGITVRTRASTKAILGEGRVEAVLLDDGTVLEADLVVMAVGIRPETRLANDAHLEVNRGIAVDAQLRSSDPSIFALGECVEFNGTLFGLVAPLYDQARVLAKTLTGEADAFTVRELSTKLKVTGCDLFSAGDFAEGEGREDIVFRDPARGVYKRLVIEGDRLVGAVMYGDTADSNWFFGLIKEATPVEEMRETLIFGPAFQGGAAVDPMAAVAALPADAEICGCNGVCKGQIVAAIEAGATSLAEIKATTKASASCGTCTGLVEQVMSVTLGDGFKIPAAQNICGCTDLSHEDVRRLIKARALKSQPAVWQELGWKTPNGCHTCRPAINFYLLADWPLDYQDDPQSRFVNERNHANIQKDGTYSVMPRMWGGMTDAAELRAIADAADKYGAAVKVTGGQRIDLLGIRKEDLPAIWNDLNQAGMVSGHAYSKGLRTVKTCVGSDWCRFGTQDSTGLGIKLEKKLWGSWTPHKVKLAVSGCPRNCAEATCKDVGIICVDSGYQVGVGGAAGMDLKETERLVDVKSEEEAIEWTTAFIQLYRENAKYLDRPYKWVAKVGLDWVRQTLSDPAERTALNERFEISQSVYRKDPWADHARPEKAASFRLVADLTQEAAE, via the coding sequence ATGACCCAGAAACTCGTCGTCATCGGGGCCGGCATGGCCTCCGGCCGGATGCTGGAGCATCTCTTCGAGGCCGACCCGCAGGCCTATGAGGTGACCCTCTTCAACGCCGAGCCGCGCGGCAACTACAACCGCATCATGCTCTCGCCCGTGCTCTCGGGCGAAAAGAGCTACGCCGAGATCGTCACCCACGATGCCGACTGGTACGCCCGCCACGGTGTGACCTGCCGCTTCGGCGAGAGCGTGGTGCGCATCGACCGCGACCGCAAGGTGGTGGTCGGCCAGAACGGCGAGGTGCCCTACGACAGGCTGGTGATCGGCACCGGCTCCGCGCCCTTCATCATCCCGGTGCCGGGCAGGGAGCTCGACGGCGTCATCACCTACCGCGACCTCGACGACACCGAGGCGATGATCGAGGCCGCCGGCACGCCGGGGGCGAAAGCCGTGGTGATCGGCGGCGGGCTGCTCGGGCTCGAGGCGGCCGCCGGCCTGCGCCTGCGCGGCATGGAGGTCACCGTGCTGCACCTGATGGGCCACCTGATGGAGCGCCAGCTCGACGAGAGCGCCGGCTACCTGCTGAAATCCGATCTCGAGCGCCGCGGCATCACCGTGCGCACCCGCGCCTCCACCAAGGCGATCCTCGGCGAGGGGCGCGTCGAGGCCGTGCTGCTCGACGACGGCACCGTGCTGGAGGCCGATCTCGTGGTGATGGCCGTCGGCATCCGCCCCGAGACCCGGCTGGCCAACGATGCCCACCTCGAGGTCAACCGCGGCATCGCCGTCGACGCGCAGCTGCGCAGCTCCGACCCCTCGATCTTCGCGCTGGGCGAATGCGTGGAGTTCAACGGCACCCTCTTCGGCCTCGTGGCCCCGCTCTACGACCAGGCCAGGGTGCTGGCGAAAACCCTCACCGGCGAGGCCGATGCCTTCACCGTCCGGGAGCTCTCCACCAAGCTGAAGGTGACCGGCTGCGACCTCTTCTCGGCCGGCGACTTCGCCGAGGGCGAGGGCCGCGAGGATATCGTCTTCCGCGACCCGGCGCGCGGCGTATACAAGCGCCTCGTCATCGAGGGCGACAGGCTGGTGGGCGCGGTGATGTATGGCGACACCGCCGACAGCAACTGGTTCTTCGGCCTCATCAAGGAGGCGACCCCCGTCGAGGAGATGCGCGAGACGCTGATCTTCGGCCCGGCCTTCCAGGGAGGTGCCGCCGTGGACCCTATGGCGGCCGTTGCAGCCTTACCGGCTGACGCAGAAATCTGCGGCTGCAACGGCGTGTGCAAGGGTCAGATCGTCGCCGCCATCGAAGCGGGCGCGACCAGCCTCGCCGAGATCAAGGCCACCACCAAGGCCTCGGCCTCCTGCGGCACCTGCACCGGCCTCGTCGAGCAGGTCATGTCTGTCACCCTCGGCGACGGCTTCAAGATCCCCGCCGCGCAAAACATCTGCGGCTGCACCGACCTCAGCCACGAGGACGTGCGCCGCCTCATCAAGGCCCGCGCGCTCAAGAGCCAGCCCGCCGTCTGGCAGGAGCTGGGGTGGAAAACCCCCAACGGCTGCCACACCTGCCGCCCGGCGATCAACTTCTACCTGCTGGCCGACTGGCCGCTCGACTACCAGGACGACCCGCAGAGCCGCTTCGTCAACGAGCGCAACCACGCCAACATCCAGAAGGACGGCACCTACAGCGTGATGCCCCGCATGTGGGGCGGCATGACCGACGCCGCCGAACTCCGCGCCATCGCCGACGCGGCCGACAAATACGGCGCCGCGGTCAAGGTCACCGGCGGCCAGCGGATCGATTTGCTGGGCATCCGCAAGGAGGATCTCCCCGCCATCTGGAACGACCTCAACCAGGCCGGCATGGTCTCGGGCCACGCCTATTCCAAGGGCCTGCGCACGGTCAAAACCTGCGTCGGCTCCGACTGGTGCCGCTTCGGCACGCAAGACAGCACCGGCCTCGGCATCAAGCTCGAAAAGAAGCTCTGGGGCAGCTGGACCCCGCACAAGGTCAAGCTCGCCGTCTCCGGCTGCCCGCGCAACTGCGCCGAGGCCACCTGCAAGGACGTGGGCATCATCTGCGTCGATAGCGGCTACCAGGTCGGTGTCGGCGGCGCTGCCGGGATGGACCTGAAGGAAACCGAGCGCCTGGTCGACGTGAAGTCCGAGGAGGAGGCGATCGAGTGGACCACGGCCTTCATCCAGCTTTACCGCGAGAACGCCAAATATCTCGACCGCCCCTACAAATGGGTCGCCAAGGTGGGGCTCGACTGGGTCAGGCAAACCCTCTCCGACCCCGCCGAACGCACCGCGCTGAACGAGAGGTTCGAGATCTCCCAATCCGTCTACCGCAAGGATCCCTGGGCCGACCACGCCCGCCCCGAAAAGGCCGCGAGCTTCCGGCTCGTCGCCGATCTCACCCAGGAGGCCGCCGAATGA
- a CDS encoding GAF domain-containing protein: MQHKGDDIMDVAIDTPTKTFIQVAEIWVPEGETLVHGGGSYGDLAAFEQASRRESFARGQGLPGRAWEEARPVVLKGFDGSYFKRTEAAAEAGLTSAVAVPVFAGKTLKAVLVVLCGDDENRTGAIEVWKEQDRILVLDDGYYGAARHFEWVSQHTRFPAGQGLPGGVWASATPILMRDLGSGYRFIRADAAGKAGLTTGLGLPVPTPFGAAHVLTLLSARGTPIARRFEIWDARAAKVGKGGGAALVDGICAREGALWDPENAGQERRAEPWQGSIGKVLGSGLPVVESGKPGLAAGYGSMVALPIYQGPDLAHIVAWYV; encoded by the coding sequence ATGCAGCACAAGGGAGACGACATCATGGATGTCGCGATCGACACACCAACGAAGACCTTCATCCAGGTCGCCGAAATCTGGGTGCCCGAGGGCGAGACCCTCGTGCATGGCGGCGGCAGCTACGGCGATCTGGCCGCCTTCGAGCAGGCCAGCCGCCGCGAGAGCTTCGCCCGCGGCCAGGGCCTTCCGGGCCGGGCCTGGGAGGAGGCCCGCCCGGTGGTGCTGAAAGGCTTCGACGGCAGCTATTTCAAGCGCACCGAGGCCGCCGCCGAGGCCGGGCTCACCTCCGCCGTGGCGGTGCCGGTCTTTGCCGGAAAAACCCTCAAGGCGGTTCTGGTGGTGCTCTGCGGTGACGATGAAAACCGCACCGGCGCCATCGAGGTCTGGAAGGAGCAAGACAGGATCCTGGTCCTGGACGATGGCTACTACGGCGCCGCCAGGCACTTCGAGTGGGTCTCGCAGCACACCCGGTTCCCGGCGGGGCAGGGGCTTCCGGGCGGGGTCTGGGCCAGCGCCACGCCGATCTTGATGCGCGATCTCGGCTCCGGCTACCGCTTCATCCGCGCCGATGCCGCCGGCAAGGCCGGGCTCACCACCGGCCTCGGCCTGCCCGTGCCAACCCCCTTCGGCGCGGCCCATGTGCTCACCCTGCTCTCGGCCCGCGGCACCCCCATCGCCCGCCGGTTCGAGATCTGGGATGCCCGCGCGGCCAAGGTCGGCAAGGGCGGCGGGGCGGCGCTGGTCGATGGCATCTGCGCCCGCGAAGGCGCGCTCTGGGATCCGGAGAACGCGGGCCAGGAGCGCCGCGCCGAGCCCTGGCAGGGCAGTATCGGCAAGGTGCTGGGCTCCGGCCTTCCGGTCGTCGAGAGCGGCAAGCCGGGCCTTGCCGCAGGCTACGGCTCGATGGTCGCCCTGCCGATCTACCAGGGCCCCGACCTCGCCCACATCGTCGCCTGGTACGTGTGA